From the Salmo trutta chromosome 2, fSalTru1.1, whole genome shotgun sequence genome, one window contains:
- the LOC115158581 gene encoding uncharacterized protein LOC115158581 translates to MMIKNHEEDEFVAVRVQDPRVQNDGSWNSYVDFKIFLHTNSKAFTAKTSCVRRRYSEFVWLKKRMQKNTGLVPVPDLPSKPFFSSSEDFLEKRRKGLQSFLDKVCSMTVCLSDSQLHLFLQTQLPVGHILDCVQGHTPYTVTEAILTYSSYNQGQVSEEDSAQDPSLTPVPYESMESYAPHLPTLQCEEPLTPVNLTSSEPEGLRTEKFLADPHDIDAVELQLRETPSSEVTQEDHDVFQVEAVLETHSPVETIFMWDGHEESTPERLDHEEVIHHQGDCQQLTVVEAHCEKDTGLEECVTEVKNERVIEETHTDTTTQTIPPKQSRPELDIHEETPQDCLKVTVLEDLNPAEEAQGRTSEGDRDKDKDTVTAIELDSQGHTDEINSHIEISREVESVDDSTQEVEN, encoded by the exons ACCAACAGCAAGGCCTTCACGGCCAAGACGTCGTGTGTGCGCCGGCGCTACAGTGAGTTTGTCTGGCTCAAGAAGAGGATGCAGAAGAACACTGGCTTGGT ACCTGTCCCAGACCTTCCCAGCAAGCCCTTCTTCTCCTCTAGTGAGGACTTcctggagaagaggaggaaaggcCTGCAGTCCTTTCTGGACAA AGTGTGTAGCATGACAGTGTGTCTGTCAGATAGCCAGCTCCACCTCTTCCTGCAAACCCAACTGCCGGTTGGTCACATCCTGGACTGTGTGCAGGGCCACACCCCCTACACTGTGACAGAGGCCATCCTCACCTACAGCTCATACAATCAGGGCCAGGTTTCAGAAGAGGACTCAGCCCAGGACCCGAGTCTTACTCCAGTTCCTTATGAGTCCATGGAGAG CTATGCTCCTCATCTACCTACCCTGCAATGTGAAGAGCCCCTCACCCCCGTGAACCTCACCTCCAGTGAGCCAGAGGGCCTACGGACTGAGAAGTTCCTAGCTGACCCCCATGACATAGACGCTGTAGAGTTACAGCTCCGTGAGACCCCTTCCTCAGAGGTCACCCAAGAGGACCATGATGTATTCCAGGTAGAGGCCGTCCTGGAGACACACAGCCCAGTGGAGACTATCTTTATGTGGGACGGCCATGAAGAATCTACCCCAGAAAGGCTCGACCATGAGGAGGTGATCCACCACCAAGGGGATTGTCAACAGCTGACAGTTGTGGAAGCGCACTGTGAAAAGGACACCGGCTTGGAGGAGTGTGTAACAGAGGTGAAGAATGAGAGGGTCATTGAGGAGACCCATACAGACACGACTACACAGACAATCCCTCCCAAACAGAGTAGGCCAGAGCTAGACATCCATGAGGAAACTCCTCAAGATTGCCTAAAGGTGACAGTTCTAGAGGACCTTAACCCTGCGGAGGAAGCTCAAGGAAGAACCTCAGAAGGGGACagggacaaagacaaagacacagTAACAGCCATTGAGCTGGACAGCCAAGGACACACGGATGAGATCAACTCCCACATAGAGATCAGCCGAGAGGTGGAAAGTGTTGATGACTCAACCCAAGAGGTAGAAAATTGA